AGCAATAAATAATCGGTTTTAAATGATAAATATAAAGTATGAAATTTCATTAAAATAGATTATTATTTGTAAATAATTAACAAATATTGGTTGTTCGTTAAAAAATACATAAATTAGTGCCAGCCAAAGGGAAATTTTACTAATTAAAACATGTCAAAAAATTATAACGACTTTATCTCCATCGTTGAGAAACGAAATCCAAATGAACCAGAATTCTTACAAGCTGTAAAAGAAGTTACCGAGGACCTTTTTCCTTACATTACAGAAAACCATCCCGAGTTTTTCGAACAAAAGATTCTCGAAAGACTTACTGAACCAGAGCGTATTATATCTTTCCGGGTAACTTGGTTGGACGATAACCATGAAGTACAGGTAAATCGCGGATACCGTGTTCAAATGAACAGTGCTATTGGTCCTTATAAGGGCGGTCTTCGCTTCGCTCCTTCCGTGAACCAAAGCATCCTTAAATTTCTTGCTTTTGAACAGGTATTTAAAAATAGTTTGACCGGGTTGCCAATTGGCGGCGGCAAAGGCGGCTCCGATTTTGATCCCAAAGGAAAATCGGATAATGAGATCATGCGTTTTTGTCAGAGTTTCATGACCGAGCTTTATCGTCATATTGGCGCTGACACAGATGTTCCTGCCGGAGATATTGGTGTTGGAGGACGTGAAATAGGCTATTTATTCGGTCAATTTAAGCGCTTGCAAAATAACTTTACTGGAGTTCTTACCGGTAAAGGTGAGTTGTGGGGCGGTTCTTATATACGTCCAGAAGCCACAGGTTATGGCTTATTGTATTTTGTTGACTGTATTTTCAAACATCAGGGAAAATCATTGAAAGGTAAAGTAGCGACTGTTTCTGGTGCAGGCAACGTAGCATTCTACGCGGTTGAAAAAGCATTACAGCTCGGTGCTAAAGTGATCACAGTATCAAACAGTTTAGGAACATTGTATGATCCGGATGGTTTTGATGCCGAAAAAATGGCCTTTGGAGCGACATTAGGAAGAAGTTTGGATCAATATCCATCCAAATACCCGAATGCTCAGTTCTTCCCAGGCCAAAAGCCTTGGCAATTTAAATGCGATATTGCATTACCTTGTGCAACGCAAAATGAATTGGACGAATCCGATGCTAAAATGCTAGTGGCAAATGGTTGTACCTGTGTAGCCGAAGGTGCTAATATGCCTTCCACAGCGGAAGCTATTAAAGTATTTCTAGATGCAAAGATCAGTTTCGCCCCAGGTAAGGCAGCGAATGCCGGTGGAGTTGCTGTCAGCGGCTTGGAAATGTCTCAAAACTCCATCCGTACACAATGGTGTACCGAAGAGGTCGACAATCGCTTAAAAACCATTATGGAGAGTATCCACGAAACCTGTTTAAAATATGGTAAGGAAAGTGAATTTGTAAATTACTTAAAAGGTGCCAATATTGGTGGCTTTATCAAGGTTGCAAATGCCATGAAAGCCCAAGGTATCGTCTAGAAAGCCTTTTTCTAATCATATCATAATCCCGAGCGCTCAAATGCATTGCATTTGGGCGTTTTTTTATACTTTTATACCAAATTTAAAAACAAGACATTTACATGAGACTAATAGCTGAACTCCCCCATCCTGATTGCAAGATTTCAATTTTTGGCATGAACCAGAAATTCATTATTAAGTTTGAGCAGGGTAATTTAGAGCAATCCTATAAAATTGCAGAAATGGATATCATCGGTGGTGTAAATGGTGTTTTTGATTTGCTTGATGAAGAATTTTTAAAAACTGTGATTGACCAATTCGCATTGATGCGCCAATCCTTTAATAATGCTTATAGTCGATACGAATAACAACAAGCTTATGTTGAATTACCTATATTTTGCAGCATTTTGGGCATGCCAGATTATCTCCTCTATCCTATTTAAGCTCGGGGGAATACATCCAAAATATAAATGGACAGCTTTGATTGTCGGAAATATTATTCTGCTGTCTGCAAGCTGGTTCCTTGTACAGTTATTTAAAAATGTATCTCAGCCAATTGTCATCGCCTTGTGCTCTGGTGGCACTTTCTTGACCGTGCAATTAGCCATGGCACTGTATTTTAAAAGTCCGCTGACCTGGATGCAGGTACTGGGTATGTTTGTCATTATCTCCGGTATGGTGCTGATAACCTTTGGCGGTAAAGAAACGATGTAGCCTCAATTTACAGGACGAAAGCTTCCGTTCGACGCCCAGTTAAACGACCCTATAAATTTTAAAAATTTAAACGAAAATTGGAGCTCACAATTGCAACCTTTTGAGCTCCAATTCATTTTGTCTACAGATAAGCATAGGTGATACCATCACCACCACGGTCTTGATGTTCGTCCTCAAAACGACTAACATGACTATATTTGCGGAGATAATCACGGATAAACTTACGCAAAATACCATCTCCTTTGCCATGGATAATTTTTAGCGATGGATAACCTATCATTACCGCCCTGTCCAGCACGCGTTCCAACTCATGAAGCGCATCCTCCGTTCGCATCCCCCTTAGATCAATTTCAGGCTTAAAGTCCGCCACCGAACCTGCAGATGTTGACCTTGATAAACTTTTGGCAGATTTTTTTCCTTCCCGTCCCACTAGTTTAATCACATTCTTCCGCTTTTGTACGGTACGCAATTCGCCCATAGCAAGAATAAGATTATTTTTAGCAATTTCTACCACCTGTGCCTCAGCACCATTATCTAAAATTTGAACCCAGTCCCCAACAGTTAATTCCGTAGATTCTTGAACGTTTTCTTTGATGGCCTGCTTTGCCGGCTTTTGTTCTTTAGGCAGTACGGCCTGGAGTGCCTGATCTAAGTTATTGCGCAATTCACGGGTCTTTTCTTTATCTGCTTTGACAGATTTAATTTGAGCAACCGTATTTTCAATGAGTTTATTTGAATTCTTTATAATCTGTTGCGCTTCTTCTTTAGCCTTCTTCAGAATAACTTTTTTATTTTCTTCTAGATAGGTTTGAAGTTCCAGGTATTCTGCTTTGAGGGTCTCAAGTTCTTTCTCCCGCTTAATAATCGCTACTTTGGTATCAAACACCTCTTTCTTCTCTCTTTCGAGATCAATCAAAAGGTTGTCAACTTTCTTTTGCTCCACACCAATTTTGCTTTTCGCAGACGACAATATTTCCTTGCCTAAGCCAATTTTTTGAGCAATTTCAAATGCATACGAACTTCCCGGTTTACCGATCTGCAGAATATACATTGGTTTCATTTCGCGGTTGTCAAATAACATCGAAGCATTCTCTAAACCGGGCGAATTGCTCGCAAATACCTTCAGATTAGAATAGTGTGTCGTCACTACGCCTCTAATCTGCTTTTTATTGAGCGATTCTAATACCGCTTCAGCGATAGGTCCACCAAACAAAGGATCGGTACCGGTTCCAAACTCATCGATTAAAACCAAGGTACGCCCATTGGCAAATTCCGTAAAATATTTCATTTTAGAGAGATGCGCACTATAGGTACTTAAATCACTTTCTATCGATTGATCATCCCCTATATCTGCAAATATCTGCTTAAAAACGCCCACTTTCGTCGTTGGGTCTGCAGGAATTAATAGCCCAGATTGCACCATGATCTGCAATAGGCCTACCGTTTTCATGCAGACGGATTTACCCCCTGCATTTGGTCCCGAAACAACAATTACACGCTGGACATCGTCAATTTGTATATTCAGCGGCACAACAGTATGATGGTGATTCAATAATAAAAGTGGATGCCTAGCATTCACCAAATTAATCTCCACTTCTTTAGACAATTCGGGCATTTCAGCCTCAATATCCAAAGCAAAAAGTGCTTTTGCACGTACAAAATCTACTTTTGTCAGTAGTCCATGATAAGAAAGCAACAACGGAAGGTGCGGACGAACTTTATTGGTCAATTCCACTAGGATACGAATCACTTCTCGTCGGCGTTCAAATTCTAAATCTCTAATTTTATTGTTGAGCTGAAAGACTTCTTCAGGCTCTATATAAGCCGTTTGACCTGTAGCAGATTCATCATGGATCAGACCTTTAAGCTTTCTTTTATTCTCCGCTAAGACGGGAATACAAAGCCTTCCATCGCGGATGGTAAGATTGCCATCGGCGGTCCATCCACTATCCTGCGCACTTTTAAAGATACTGTTAATGCGCTTTAAAGCTTCCTGCTCGGCCTTTTGAATCTGTTGCGTGATCTCCAGCAGCAATCGCGAAGCATTATTTTTGAGCTTTCCACGCTCGTCGATCACCATTTCGATATCGCGAATAATGCCTTTCTCTATCGGTAAATGTTCAAAGAGAATCTCAAGATTGGGATAAAGCCCCTCACGTTCGTTAAAATAACGGATGATAGCGTAGACAGTCTTTAATGAAAGTAATACTTTAAAGAACTCCTCTTCAAGCAAAAAAGCTCCCTCTACCCGAGCTTTTTCGATAATGGACCGAAGTGGAAAAAAATTCTCGACAGGAAATGCACTGTCATTCACCAGAAGGTCTTTAAACTCACTGGTCTGTCGTAAAAATCGATCAATCTGATCAAAACGGGTCTGCGGTTGAATTTTATCTACCAAATCCCTACCCGATTCGCTCAAGCATTTTTGTCTTATTTTATCTTTTATCTCGGAAAATCCGAGCTTATCTATTGCATTTATTGGATATACCATAGAAATCATATTCGTTGAATGGTTAAAGTTTTACCGGAGGCTTCATTTGCCTCGGCGGACTGAGCACTGGTCCTCTGTCCAGTTCTGTCGTTGGTAACTGCCGAAGTGGAACCTCCTTCGGTGTTCGTATAGTATCCTTACCCGAAATACTCCCTGCGCCCGAAGACGCATCAACTGGTAAAGTTGGACTGCCTACAGCTAGTTGATTCATAAGATAACCATCTACACTGATACCGGTTTTCATTTGGAAATAGCGATTAAAAGACGAAGCGGCTTCTCTAAAACTCAATTTTGCTGTATCTGGAGTATAATGAATAAGTGCGGCAATTCTTTCCTGATAAGCCTGTTGCGCACGCATAACCCGATTGGTACTATCCTGAATACGTACATTAACAATCGAGTCTCTGCTACGGATAGAATCTTGTTTTCTCCTATCAATATCTGCATAAAACTTATTTTCTTTCGTTAGATTTTCTTCCACTTTTTTATAAATAGCAGACATGACTTCTGCATCCTTTCCATAATAGTCCAGATTTTTTTTAAAAGAAACGGAATCCAAACCATATTTATCGAAGGTAACTTGGTACAAAGGCAATATGACTTTGCGCGCGCTGTCGATAGGCAAAATATTGAGGTATGAATCTGTCAATTGAATTTCGGTAAGTGCATCCACAAACTCACTTTCGGAGATAATATCTTTGCCCCCTGTACGTACACAGGCAGCAAATAAAAAAATGACTGCAAGTAGATTCAGTATTAATCGTAGCATTTCGTAGTTTTGTACAAATTTACAAAAAGCACCGACATTTGGCACTTTTTACATCATCAAAACTATATCGGAAATGAGTATTGCTAGTAATTTAGAAGCGTTAAGATTGGAGACTGAAGCTGTCGGCGTACAACTTGTGGCTGTATCGAAGACAAAATCCAACTCAGATATCATGGAAGCCTATGAGGCCGGACAACGTATTTTTGGCGAAAACCACGTTCAAGAGTTGGTTGAGAAAGCGGAGCTTTTACCCAAAGATATTCAGTGGCATATGATTGGCCATCTTCAAACGAATAAGGTCAAGTATATTGCTCCTTTCATCAGTCTAATTGCCTCTGTTGATTCGCTCAAATTATTGAAGGAAATTAACAAACATGCTCAAAAATCCAAACGCACCATAGATTGTCTTTTACAAGTTTATATTGCTGAGGAAGACACCAAGTTTGGTTTTGATCATGCTGAACTCATCGAACTGCTCCGCGACGATGAATTTCTTGCATTGAAGAACATCCGTATTTGCGGTTTGATGGGGATAGCCTCCAATACCGATAACCAGAAAGTAATAAAAGCTGAATTCTATGAGCTTAAAATGTTGTTTGATGGGGTAAAAGCAAGTTTCTACAGAAAAGATGAACATTTCAACATTCTTTCCATGGGCATGTCCTCCGACTATAAATTGGCGATAGGCGAAGGTTCGACCATGGTGCGTATAGGAAGTACAATCTTTGGAAAAAGAGTAATCAAACACTTTAAAAACAATGACTAAACCACTTATAAGAGAAGCTATTAAATCTGACTGCCCACGGATGCTCGAATTGATCAATGAACTGGCCATCTTCGAAAAAGCACCCGATGAGGTCACGGTCTCACTTTCTGAGTTTGAGGATGCAGGATTTGGAAAATCCCCTGTCTGGGGTGCATTTGTCGCAGAAGTAGCGGGCGAAATTGTCGGCATTTCATTATATTATACCAGATATTCAACCTGGAAAGGCCGAAGACTCTATTTGGAAGATCTAATTGTGACAGAAAATATGCGCGGATCAGGAATTGGAAAACTACTTTTCGATCAGACGCTGGCCCACGGCAAACAGTGCGGTTACCATGGCATGGTATGGCAGGTCTTAGACTGGAATGAACCGGCCATTAAGTTTTATGAAAAATATAAAGCGGACTTTGATGCCGGATGGCTCAATGTATCCATTACTTATTAAATAACGGAGATAATCAGTTCAATGCGGTTTCATTTTTCCTTAAAAATTTTAGTTATCAGCTATCTGTTTTACGCTTGCAATGGCCAAAGTGCACCTGCTGATGGTATTCAACTTGCAGATACACTCTCCTATAGTAAAAAAAGCATAGACGAGCATAGCAATTATTTTCTAAAGGAAGAAAATCGACTGGACACGACGTATTTTCGCGCAAAATATCCTGTTTTTGCGGAAGATAAGATCAATGATCTCATTACCGATATTGTTCATCTCGAAGGCGATACCAGTATGCAGGAGGCTGCCCATCGTTTTATTAATGCTTACAATGAATATGTAGAGGATAATAACGGCAGATCTACGGCAACCTGGAACCGGCAGCTACAGGTCGATGTGATCGCCAATACGCCAGTTTTTCTGGGTATTAGAACCCAACAAGAAGAGTATACGGGCGGTGCGCATGGTGACCACTTTACCCTTTATTCAAATTTCGATAGACAGTCAAACAAACAGATTGTGATTGATGACATTATTCAATCACAGCATAAAGATGAGTTTGTCAAAATCGCTGAGCAATATTTCCGTACAAAGGAAGGGTTAAGTAGCGATGAACTATTAAATGGAAAGTATTTTTTTGAAGACGGTAAGTTTGCGCTCGCAGCTAATTTTACGTTCGAAAAAGACGACATCCTATTTCATTACAATGTTTATGAAATCAAATCCTATGCTGAAGGGATGACTGAATTGCGCATTCCCTACGCCGCTTTCAGGCATTTGATTTCAGACAAAGGATTACAGTATATTCATAGTATTAAATAGCAATCAACTAAACTAATAAATAAATGCAGGTTTTTAAATTTGGAGGTGCATCCGTCAAGGATGCTGAAAGTGTCAGAAACTCAGCACGGATTATCTCAAAATACAAAGGCGACGCCTTGCTCGTTGTCATATCCGCTATGGGAAAGATGACCAACCTTCTCGAAAGATTGACCAAAGAATATGTTAATAACACGGGCAACCCACAGCAGACACTGGATGAGGCCAAACAATTTCACTTTCATATCCTTCAAGAATTATTTCCTGAGGGTGAACACCCGATATTTGATGAAGTCGCAAACTGTTTTGTCGAGATCGAGTGGATTTTAGAGGAGGAGCCTCAAGATTCATACGACTATCTTTTCGATCAAATTGTATCGATGGGTGAAATTATCTCCACAAAAATCGTTGCGGCCTATGTAGCTTCGATTGGTGAAAAAGTAAAATGGCTCGATGCACGTGATTATATATTCACGGACAATACCTATCGTGAGGCTGTCGTCGACTGGAACAAAACGGAAGAAAAAATTCGCGCAGAGCTCCCCGCTATTCTCGACGAATACATTGTCATCACACAAGGATTTTTGGGCTCTACTTCGGAGAATTTCACAACCACCTTAGGCCGTGAAGGGTCTGACTATTCTGCAGCAATATTTGCATCCTGTTTAAATGCCGAAAACGTAACGATCTGGAAAGATGTACCGGGGGTACTCAATGCCGATCCCAAATGGTTTGAAAAGACTGAACTCATTCCTGAATTATCTTATACCGATGCGATAGAGCTTACCTATTATGGTGCAACGGTCATCCATCCGAAAACCATCAAGCCCTTACAGAATAAGAAAATTGCATTGAATGTACGCTCTTTTGTCGATCCTGACTCGCCAGGAACAATGATCAGGAGTACGAATCAGACTTTGCCCGTTCCGTCTTTCATCTTTAAGGTGAACCAGATTTTCATTTCAATCTCGCCAAGGGATTTCTCCTTTATCGTGGAAGATAATTTAAGGGACATTTTCAATCTATTCCATGAGCACCGTATCAAAATAAATATGATGCATAATACAGCCATCAATTTCACCGTTTCGGTAGACGATACAGGAAAAAATCTGGTGGACTTAATTAACGAGCTCGAGCAGCGATTCAAAGTCAAATATGAATCGGGACTTGAACTGATTACTATTCGCTATTACAACCAGGAGACCATTGATCGAGTTCTGGTTGATAAGGAGGTGATAAGCGAACTAAAAGACACCTATACTTGCCAGCTTCTCGTAAAGAAAATATAAATGAATACACTGATCCTTCAAGAGGAGATTCAGCAGTTTCTGGATAGAAACGCGGAGCAGTCTCCTGCTAAAATTGCACTTAAAAAATCTCCTTTTGAAGGAATATCGCCGTCCGAGCTTGCTACTCAACTGGACGGGAAGCAACGCGCAAGCACAAAAATCCCCCTGTGGGCCAATACGCCAGGAATCTATTTTCCCCCCAAGCTTAACTTGGAGCAATGTTCTTCGGAGAAAACAGCATTATTTAAAAGCACACTGATAAATGAGGGAACGCACTTAGTGGATGTCACCAGTGGTTTTGGTGTAGATAGCTTTTACTTCTCAAAACGGGCCGCACAGGTTACTGCCTGTGAATTAAATCCTGAATTGGCAGCCATCTCAAAACATAATGCGGCTGTATTAGCGGCAGACAATCTTCACGTCATTGCCGCTAACGGTGTGGATTACATCCTCAATGACGCAACCAAACGATTCGATTACATCTACCTGGATCCCTCCCGAAGAGTTCAAAACAAAAAAGTGTTCCTATTGGATGAATGCGAACCTAATTTAGTCCGGTTGCAGGATGACTTTTTCCGGCACTCGGATAGCATTATCAGCAAACTTGCACCACTACTTGACATCACTTCCGCCCTACAGCAATTGCGGTATGTCAAAGATGTGTATGTGCTGTCGCTGCAGAATGACTGCAAAGAACTTATTTTCGTGCAAGAAATAGGATATGAGGGTGAAGCTGCCATTCATGCTGTGCGGTTATTCCATGGGCAACAACAGGTCGTATCCTTTACCTATGAAAGTGAACGCGCCGTGGTTAATGAATACAGTGAACCACTGTCCTATTTGTATGAACCAGATGTTGCACTTTCCAAAGCAGGAGCCTTTAAAACCATTGGACAGCTATTTGATGTCAAAAAATTACATAAAAACACGCACCTCTACACTTCAGATAAACAGATTGAAAATTTTCCAGGCAAAACATTCGTTATAAAGCAAGTGGAGTCCTTCAGTGATTTCAAAAAAAATAAACAGTCAATGCAAGCAGGGATTATTGCCAAAAATTTTCCGCTCAAAACAGCAGAAATCAAGAAGAAGTTCAAAATCAGAGATGGAGGAAATTCGTTCCTATTCTTTACGACAACCGTCAATGATCAATTTAGTGTCATACATACACAACGAATTTTAGAATAGACATTTTCATTACAATTGTCGAAAATCTTCTCCGTAATTTTAATGCATGGATAAAATAGCATTATCAGCATTGGATTTGGCTCCTATAAAAAAAGGAGAAAATACAGCTAGCGCATTGGCCCGTACGGTCAAAATTGCCCAACATATAGAACAACTGGATTTTAAGAGGATTTGGGTTGCAGAGCATCACAATATGGAATATATCGCGAGTTCAGCAACATCCCTTTTGATACAACATATTGCATCAAACACAAACCGTATTCGTGTAGGATCTGGCGGAATAATGTTGCCAAATCATTCCCCCTTGGTTATTGCAGAGCAGTTTGGAACTTTAGAAACCTTATTTCCGGGCCGTATTGACCTCGGTTTAGGACGTGCTCCAGGTACAGACCAACTAACGGCAATGGCTTTACGCAGAAACAACCTAAATACCGCCTTTCAATTTCCTCAAGAAGTGAAAGATCTGCAACGTTACTTTAGCGCAAACAATTTCGATGCAAAAGTACGTGCCTTTCCGGGTGAAGGTTTGGATATACCCCTGTACATTTTGGGATCAAGTACCGACAGTGCCTATCTGGCGGCAAGCTTAGGGCTTCCTTATGCTTTTGCGACACATTTTGCACCAGCGCAATTTGCTTCGGCAAGTATGATCTATCATCAAAACTTCGTCCCATCTGACGTGCTGGAGAAACCTTATTTTATGTCGTGCGTCAATGTTATCGCCGCAGACAGCAACGAAGAAGCAGAATTTTTAGCCACCAGTTTCTTCAATCTCTTTGCTGGCATCGTCACAAATACAAGAAGACCATTATCAGAACCCACTCCGGAGGTAATTTACAAAGGTATACCGGCAATAGAGCAAGCTGTCAAGAGTATGGCTTCATGTGCTTTCATTGGTGACAAAGCCAATATACGTCCACAAATAGAGAAATTTGTAAAAGACCACAAAGTAGATGAAATTATCGCTACTTCCTATATTTTCGACGATGAAAAATGCCTTAAGTCATTTTCCTTGTTAAAAGAAGCACTCGCTTAAAAAATCGCTCGATTTATATACGGTGAATTTTATATATTTAAACTAAATTCACCGTATATGAATATCTATAATGCCTTTGCACTTCTAATGGGACTTTTTTCCCTCCAAGCATGCACGAATCCCACTTCTCAACAGGTCGGTGGAAAATCCGACACGGACAAAGCCACTGACACATTGTCCCAAGTTGTTGTGGACAGCAGTACAGTTGACCAACCCTCCATAGCAGATCCAAAGAAGGGACAGATTTTGCTCGTGCGTAGCTACCGCGTTTGGGAAAAGCAAGATCCTACAGCTGTTTTAAATAAGGATTGGTACGACCTTTATGAAGAAAATGGCAAATATTATCTCGAGAAAGTTGATTATGAAATAAAAGACGGTTATGACGAGTGTGCCGGCGTTCCAACTCGAAGCATTGAATCACGAAGAAATTCATTGCTGTTCCTAAAGTTGGAAGGACTGCAAGCCGGTGCATTAGAAAATTTAAAAGTTACTCATTCCGAAATATGGCCTCAAGAATCGGTCGAATATGCGTATAAAAATCAAAAAGTTACCCTGCGGGGATTGGGAACTATTAAATCCACAGAGGTGCAAACCGATGACAAAGGTCACGAGAAATTATTCCATGAGGTGACCAATTACAAACTACGCTACCTTTCAAATAAAGAAAACAAAGAAAAAACCCTATTTCATATTGATCAATATGATGATGTATTTATGTCAACACTTTTTGTTGGGGATATCGACCGGGACGGTGTTTTGGATTTTATCTTTTCTAATCCGCGTCACTATGAGGAGGAAGCAATGCTTCTATTCTTATCCAATCATGGCAATGCACTCACTTTTGAAGCTGATGCACAATTTGATTGTTAAAGCTGGGTAACATGGCTAGAATAAACGACTACTTACATCAAATGAAATCCATTGATCGCGCATTGCTTTCAGTGGGCATGTTTTTACTGATCTACTTTATTTCTCCAATCCAATCCCTTCCGCTATTAAACCTGCTGCTATGTTGGCTGGGGTTCTGTGTATCTTACATCGCCATATCCTGGTTTACATTTTATACCATGTCGATTGGAACAATGGCAAAGAAAGCGCAAAAAGAAGATGGAAGCCGACTTTTTGTCTCCTTATTCATCATTTTGGTCACTATAGGTTGCTTTGTTTCTGTGCTGATGATCATTATATCCAGCAAGGACAAACAGCTGAAGGATGCGTATATTATCGTCATTTGCATATTAGCCATGATGGCTTCATGGATATTGGTTCATACCATCTATACTTTTCATTATGCACGTCTATATTACGAAAATAGGTCCGATGGTGATGGCTTAGAGTTTCCCGGTGACGACAAACCTGATTATCTGGATTTTGCATACTTTTCATTCGTGATGGGATGCACCTTTCAAGTATCCGACGTGGGGATATCTTCAAAAAAGATCCGGAGGGTAGCACTTTTTCACGGTCTCCTCTCCTTCGCTTTAAATACATTTGTTGTTGCATTAACAATAAATATCATTTCTGGATTAATCAATTGAGTTTTCGATCAAAAAGTCTTAATTTAGAGCAAAAATTACACACATGAAGTTTTTCAACGCCTTACTCACGCTTTGTATCATCATTATTCTAGTAGCTTCGTGTGCGAAAAATCAAGATTCAGGTAGCGCTACTGCAGCAGCAGCTGGCAGTTTTATCGGGCGTATCCAATACCAGGATAATTCGTTGGAAGTAGATCGGGATAATCGGCTTATTCGTGTTTTAAAAGAAAGCGGCGATACCTATAAAGTCGAGTTCTTCACAGGTATCCCTAATATCACTTCCCTTCGATTGAATCAAGAAAACGATACTACTTGGGTATCCGCTGACACGACTGGATTAAAGAATGTCAAAATTGAAGGAAAGCGATTAACGATCAATTATCAGGCAAATAGCCAAAGTTGGGTTGTTGAAAATGCAGTCCGTAACTAATAATCAATCTAAATTGTCATATTAATTTCATTTTCTATTTGAAAATTATTGCTTTCTCCCTATATTTAGTCAAGCATAAAGGAAGAGAGAAATGAAACAATTCAATAAA
The genomic region above belongs to Sphingobacterium zeae and contains:
- the gdhA gene encoding NADP-specific glutamate dehydrogenase, which translates into the protein MSKNYNDFISIVEKRNPNEPEFLQAVKEVTEDLFPYITENHPEFFEQKILERLTEPERIISFRVTWLDDNHEVQVNRGYRVQMNSAIGPYKGGLRFAPSVNQSILKFLAFEQVFKNSLTGLPIGGGKGGSDFDPKGKSDNEIMRFCQSFMTELYRHIGADTDVPAGDIGVGGREIGYLFGQFKRLQNNFTGVLTGKGELWGGSYIRPEATGYGLLYFVDCIFKHQGKSLKGKVATVSGAGNVAFYAVEKALQLGAKVITVSNSLGTLYDPDGFDAEKMAFGATLGRSLDQYPSKYPNAQFFPGQKPWQFKCDIALPCATQNELDESDAKMLVANGCTCVAEGANMPSTAEAIKVFLDAKISFAPGKAANAGGVAVSGLEMSQNSIRTQWCTEEVDNRLKTIMESIHETCLKYGKESEFVNYLKGANIGGFIKVANAMKAQGIV
- a CDS encoding endonuclease MutS2; translated protein: MVYPINAIDKLGFSEIKDKIRQKCLSESGRDLVDKIQPQTRFDQIDRFLRQTSEFKDLLVNDSAFPVENFFPLRSIIEKARVEGAFLLEEEFFKVLLSLKTVYAIIRYFNEREGLYPNLEILFEHLPIEKGIIRDIEMVIDERGKLKNNASRLLLEITQQIQKAEQEALKRINSIFKSAQDSGWTADGNLTIRDGRLCIPVLAENKRKLKGLIHDESATGQTAYIEPEEVFQLNNKIRDLEFERRREVIRILVELTNKVRPHLPLLLSYHGLLTKVDFVRAKALFALDIEAEMPELSKEVEINLVNARHPLLLLNHHHTVVPLNIQIDDVQRVIVVSGPNAGGKSVCMKTVGLLQIMVQSGLLIPADPTTKVGVFKQIFADIGDDQSIESDLSTYSAHLSKMKYFTEFANGRTLVLIDEFGTGTDPLFGGPIAEAVLESLNKKQIRGVVTTHYSNLKVFASNSPGLENASMLFDNREMKPMYILQIGKPGSSYAFEIAQKIGLGKEILSSAKSKIGVEQKKVDNLLIDLEREKKEVFDTKVAIIKREKELETLKAEYLELQTYLEENKKVILKKAKEEAQQIIKNSNKLIENTVAQIKSVKADKEKTRELRNNLDQALQAVLPKEQKPAKQAIKENVQESTELTVGDWVQILDNGAEAQVVEIAKNNLILAMGELRTVQKRKNVIKLVGREGKKSAKSLSRSTSAGSVADFKPEIDLRGMRTEDALHELERVLDRAVMIGYPSLKIIHGKGDGILRKFIRDYLRKYSHVSRFEDEHQDRGGDGITYAYL
- a CDS encoding DUF4296 domain-containing protein translates to MLRLILNLLAVIFLFAACVRTGGKDIISESEFVDALTEIQLTDSYLNILPIDSARKVILPLYQVTFDKYGLDSVSFKKNLDYYGKDAEVMSAIYKKVEENLTKENKFYADIDRRKQDSIRSRDSIVNVRIQDSTNRVMRAQQAYQERIAALIHYTPDTAKLSFREAASSFNRYFQMKTGISVDGYLMNQLAVGSPTLPVDASSGAGSISGKDTIRTPKEVPLRQLPTTELDRGPVLSPPRQMKPPVKL
- a CDS encoding YggS family pyridoxal phosphate-dependent enzyme, with product MSIASNLEALRLETEAVGVQLVAVSKTKSNSDIMEAYEAGQRIFGENHVQELVEKAELLPKDIQWHMIGHLQTNKVKYIAPFISLIASVDSLKLLKEINKHAQKSKRTIDCLLQVYIAEEDTKFGFDHAELIELLRDDEFLALKNIRICGLMGIASNTDNQKVIKAEFYELKMLFDGVKASFYRKDEHFNILSMGMSSDYKLAIGEGSTMVRIGSTIFGKRVIKHFKNND
- a CDS encoding GNAT family N-acetyltransferase encodes the protein MTKPLIREAIKSDCPRMLELINELAIFEKAPDEVTVSLSEFEDAGFGKSPVWGAFVAEVAGEIVGISLYYTRYSTWKGRRLYLEDLIVTENMRGSGIGKLLFDQTLAHGKQCGYHGMVWQVLDWNEPAIKFYEKYKADFDAGWLNVSITY
- a CDS encoding DUF3298 and DUF4163 domain-containing protein, with product MRFHFSLKILVISYLFYACNGQSAPADGIQLADTLSYSKKSIDEHSNYFLKEENRLDTTYFRAKYPVFAEDKINDLITDIVHLEGDTSMQEAAHRFINAYNEYVEDNNGRSTATWNRQLQVDVIANTPVFLGIRTQQEEYTGGAHGDHFTLYSNFDRQSNKQIVIDDIIQSQHKDEFVKIAEQYFRTKEGLSSDELLNGKYFFEDGKFALAANFTFEKDDILFHYNVYEIKSYAEGMTELRIPYAAFRHLISDKGLQYIHSIK
- a CDS encoding aspartate kinase, which translates into the protein MQVFKFGGASVKDAESVRNSARIISKYKGDALLVVISAMGKMTNLLERLTKEYVNNTGNPQQTLDEAKQFHFHILQELFPEGEHPIFDEVANCFVEIEWILEEEPQDSYDYLFDQIVSMGEIISTKIVAAYVASIGEKVKWLDARDYIFTDNTYREAVVDWNKTEEKIRAELPAILDEYIVITQGFLGSTSENFTTTLGREGSDYSAAIFASCLNAENVTIWKDVPGVLNADPKWFEKTELIPELSYTDAIELTYYGATVIHPKTIKPLQNKKIALNVRSFVDPDSPGTMIRSTNQTLPVPSFIFKVNQIFISISPRDFSFIVEDNLRDIFNLFHEHRIKINMMHNTAINFTVSVDDTGKNLVDLINELEQRFKVKYESGLELITIRYYNQETIDRVLVDKEVISELKDTYTCQLLVKKI